The Aedes albopictus strain Foshan chromosome 2, AalbF5, whole genome shotgun sequence region GAAAAAATGTTGTCTTGAGCCAATCCTACCACTTGTTCGATTACTGATATTTTGAACCATCCCTTTGAGGTATAGGCAAAATAACGGTTGTAAAACTGACGAATTGCCATTTCTTCTATCGTTGGAAAGAGATGTAGAAAAGCCGTAAAAAACTGAATGATTATAAGCTCAGCTAAGCTTGGCTAAGACTGACTGTAAACGAGATTATTTGTTTGCACGGGTCGTTTTTTGaacctattgacttgatttttcgtatacgGATAGTACTGACCATGTCTCcctatgtacaaattttcatttggttgaaaattaaggCCAAAAATTGACCCGTGCTAAGTCATTCGGTCGCCTTTTGGCCAAATGccatttgaccgaacgccatttggtcaaaagggtcatttgaccgaatgccatttgtCCTTATGCCGTTTGGCATTGAAGAAATGATTAACTTAGTGATCCTGCACTTTTTTTAACACCCTATGAtttgaagaaggaaaaatctctagaaaatatTAGCTTCAATGCTAAATAATCTTTGAATGGTAAAATTAGAAAAAatggcctatgattaaaagaaggaaatacagtggggacccgattatgtctacccccgattttgtcagctttttgacccgattttgtcagcctttttttgaagtaaaaaaaataatttgtatttcattcagaatttcaatgaacaaaactcgtgtaacttttgaaaacggccaaactttttttttgtaaactaacaCATAGAggcaattttagcacccaacccttgccaatgttttaaaccaatattgttttttccagctctctctcttcttggcgtaacgttccaactgaaaCACAGCCTactcctcagcttagtattttatgagaacttttataatttttaactgagatcccctacagccaatgtttattttgcatttgtacatatatcgtgtggtagtcatgaagataggtatacacaaggtagttaaggaaatgtcgattatgaaatgaattctgagctaaccgggaatcaaactcatcaccctcagcatggttttgccgattgcacgtgcgcttaccacatcggctatatgggcataaagactatagatagtagagtaaacatagatccgctaagatgaatccgttgtatccaaacgaactgtcaaaatctgtatccaaacgagcatgacgtcacgatttggacaacatcaatggaacgcatgacgtcatattcaatcgtcgcacttttgaaaattactacttacacgcttgaaacattttagtcagcggtgtccgcggatctatgtttactctactatctataataaagactattcttcttaatttcctctggaacagaacaaacaataaatgctgcctgttgttgtgattacaagtcaatccattctttccggcatctctgggatttatctaggtttacttgtttggatCGATCCAGATatgctaacatttgaaaagggcacaaCAATCATTTCAAATATTGGTGTTACGGATTGCGTCCGATAGGCCCTTTGGAACGGATCTACACTGAAGCGGCGCGTACGATAGACGACGCGCTGCGGTAAAATGTCATCGTTGACACGTCGTTGGCAGATGACTCAAGGATGACATCAGCGAAATAGAAGATAATGATAAACAACCTTGTGCAAGCGAAGAGCTAATGGTTAAGCTAAATTAATTAAAATCTAAATATTTCGTTCTACCTCTTTTGAAAACGTAGTAATGCATTTGTTATTCTAAGCTTATGAGACTAAAAGGTTTGTAGTGTTCAAAGTTCGTGTAATTAATTGAATTTCATGCAAATAACACTACAACAAAACATGCCCACATGTATGTTAATCAGTTCTTAAAATTACAGCCTAAAATCAGTATTATAACTACAAACTATCTAAATTCCTTAATTGTAACCTAATTAGTACGGATATGTAAGTACGGAATGCTATACTCTTATGCAATATCTAATTGAAATCTTAATCTAATAGCTTACGTAACCTTCATAAACGGCAGCAGGAATTCTTATTGGATTTTCATATAGTGAGGAAACTAATTTGTAAGTAGCttaaatttatcaatgaattcgCTTTGTTTAATAAACTATCTTTCCAGTCGAGTTTTGCGGAAAATCCCGAACTGCGAAACAGTTTTTATTACACTCGAAAATTATCCAAGAAGATTCCGCGCAGTTATGAGCAGTTCAGGTAAGCATCCTACCGGTTGCTGTAAGGCGTGTAACCGCCCGAACAACGCCGAAGTTATGATCGCTTGTGACATTTGTGGAAGCCGTTTCCACCACACTTGTGCGGGAGTGCAATCGTCGACGTTGCTCAAGCCTTGGGGTTGTGGCTATTGCTCTAGCCGAGGCGACGGCACCAGCAGTTCAGCGATATCCGTCAGCTCTTCTAGTTCTAGTGCCCGATTACGTTTGAGGCAACTGGAAGAGTCGAAAGCACTCGACGACCGCCTTCTACTCCAGCAGGCTGAGCGAGAACGAGCTTTTCTAGCTGAAAAACACCAACTAGAGTCGGAAATCCAGGCAGAAAGACAGTTGAGGGGAAGTACATCAAGCTTTAGGAGCAGGCACAGTCGTCATAGCTACAAGAGTGAGATTCGAACGTGGATCAACCAGTCAACAGACACTCCAGGGAAGGCTGAGGGCCAACAAGCCGGTGCGTCAACATCAACCCCGCTTGCATCCACAGAAAACGTAGCGTTAGCGGTACCGGTCCAGCAAGTTGTCCCGCCAAGTCAATCGACCATTCTCCCGGATCATTCGACGGCAGTTCAAGAGATTGTCAGTCACCGTTCACTCTCCGAAGCAAACATCATCCAAGCCCCGGGCATTCATCCTCCGAACGCCCAAGGTCAAGCAAGCATTGTGGCTGTAGTTTCGGTAGCTGGCTGCGATCCGTTAGGAACAGCAACATTGACCAATGCTGTTACCACCCCTCCGTTCGCGCAGTTGATCTCAGCTCCGAATCACGACGTCTTCCAGCAAGACCAGCAGAAACCATCTCCACCATATCCGATCAGACGACAGCATCCACCGACGAATCAGTCAGGTCCAAAGGAACCAGCGTTGTCAGATGCGGAACCATTGGTGGGACGTCAGGTTCCTGCCCAAGCCTATGCTGAAGGAGAAGTTCATGCGGGAGCAATAGGTCCGCAGCAACAGAAGGTGCCCCAGCAAGTCCAACAGCCTAATCAACCTTTCCGCCCCAATACCGGTTACTACGTTCCGCCAGCCATGAACCTGAATACTCCAGCACATGCAGCTGTATCGTTTCCCGTACAGTGGCCACCAAATGCTAATGTGGGTTTCGTGGGTAATCGATACCCAACTGTCAGCCAGCATCCCGTGCCACCAGCCAGCGCGTGTTATCCCACAAGTTTCTACCAGCCACCATACAATGCTGGTCAGCCCACAGGTCCAATACCGACTTGGGGACCACTGAATGCAGCACATCagcggtcgaatacggtgcaggaAGCAACAATAAGAACCAACACGACGCAAGTTCAGCGGGAGCCTGGACATAACACTCAGCAGTCCTTTGCAGGCCAAGCTCCGAGCTTCTACCCTGCGCCAACTGCTGAAGGAGTTTTGAGTGCACAACATTTAGCCGCCCGTCAAGTTGTATCCCGCGATCTTCCCAGATTTTCTGGTGATCCCCTTGAGTGGCCAATGTTCATTAGCGCATATGAGTCCACGACGGCCATGTGTGGGATTCAGCCGGACGAGAACCTGGCCAGGCTTCAGAAATGCTTGGTAGGAGGCGCCAGGGAGAAAGTTCTTAGCATCCTAACGCTGCCGGCTGCGCTACCCGAGATTATTGAGACACTGCGGGAAGAATGTGGACGACCAGAACAGCTGGTTCATTGCCTCCTGGTAAAGATTCGACACGCTCCTGCTCCGAACGTTAACAAACTCGACACGTTAATTAACTTTGGCAGGGAGATCAGGAATTTGGTAACCTACATCGAAGCTGCAAATTTGCAGGATCATTTGTCGAATCCGATGCTATTGTCAGAACTTGTAGGGAAGTTGCCCCCAAGTCTTCGGCTAGATTGGGGGCTTCATACGCAGAAGGTTCCCCAAGTGACACTAAAAGCTTTTAGCGATTACGTCACGTCAATTAAGGCTGCTGCGTGCAAGGTTTCATTGCCAAATGAAAGCTGTCAGGAGGAAAGCCGTCGTGGAAAAAAGGAGAAAGGTGGTTTCGTCAATGCACACTCCATCGATGAGAAGCGTGTGACCGAGTGCAGTACGAGAAACACGAATAACACATCGTCTTCTAAGAAGGAGTTTCTGCCTAGGTCCGAAACCTTCAAACCCAAGCCATGCCCTGTTTGCAACCGGAACGATCACAAGCTTCGAGAATGTGAAAAGTTTATCGGCTTCAATGTGGATCAGCGTAAGCGTCTTGTCGGTGAAATGAAGCTGTGCCAACGTTGCTTAGGGAGCCACGGCAAATGGCCATGCAGAATGAAGCAGTCATGCGAGGTCGACGGCTGTGCAGAACCGCATCATAAACTTCTGCATCCCTCGAAACCGAAAACCAGCAGCAGCGTCCAACCAGCAGGTTCATCTGGTGTTATTTTCGCCCACTGTTCACGGCAAGCCGGCGTACTATTCAAGGTACTTCCCGTCATTCTCTCTAGTAACGGGAAATCCGTCTTGACCTTCGCTTTCCTGGATGACGGATCCAACCTCACGCTGATGGAAGAGGAAATTGCCGATGAGCTTGGATTGCAGGGTAACGTAAGTTCATTATGCATCCAATGGACCGGTAGCGTAACAAGGAAAGAACCGACCTCACGACAAGTTGAGCTGCGCATTTCTGGCGTCCATGGTGGACCGGAGTATACCATGTCCGAAGTCCAAACCGTGCCTCACTTGGATCTGCCTCAACAAAGCCTGGACTATGAGAAACTCTCCAAGGAATTCCCACACTTAAGGGGACTTCCAGTACGAAGCTTTTCGAATGCGGTGCCCAAGGTTCTTATTGGACTAGATAACGCGGCGTTGAAGCTGACACTGGACAAACGCGAGAGACGAAGCAAGGAACCAATAGCTGCCAAAACGAGACTTGGGTGGACGATTTTTGGAGGAGCACAAGGAGGACAACAACGGGCGGATCGCGTCATGCTACACGTATGCAATTGTAATGAAGACGAGACTCTTCACAATCTCGTCAACGACTACTTTTCGGTAGAAACCATTGGTGTTAACCCTACGATGCCTTTAGAGTCACCTGAAGATCAGCGAGCAAGGCAGATCTTGGCCCAAACTACTCGCCGCACTGACTCAGGAAGATTCGAATGCGGCCTGTTATGGAAAAGCGACGACTTCGAACTCCCTGATAGCTACAAAATGGCGGAACGACGGATGGTTTGTTTGGAGAAGAAGCTCGGAAAAGACCCAGCTCTGAAAATGAAGGTGTTAGAGCAGATTGACGAGTATCTGGATCGCGGATACGCCCACAAGGCTACTGAGGACGAGCTACGAGATTCCGACCAACGTCGGGTATGGTATCTTCCCATTGGCATCGTCCAGAATCCCCGGAAACCCGGGAAAGTACGAATTGTATGGGACGCGGCGGCACGCATCGGAAATACATCGCTCAATTCAATGCTGCTCACTGGACCAGACCTTTTGACTCCACTTCTGAAGGTCATGTACGGATTCCGGCAACGACAATATGCTGCAGTTGGAGACGTACGACAAATGTTTCACCAGCTGTTGGTTAGACAGGAAGACAGGCAGGCTCAACGTTTTCTATTCCGGACAGATCCGGAACAAGCACCGACAATCTACGTAATGGACGTCGTAGTTTTCGGAACATCGTGTTCTCCGTGTCTTGCTCAACATGTGAAGAATACAAACGCTGAGGAGTACAAGGAACTGTATCCAGATGCGGCCTCGGCAATCATCAACAAAACCTACGTCGACGATTTCCTGGATAGCAGAGACAGTATCGAAGAGATGGTCCGTATAGTCAACGAGGTGCGCTGGATTTTCGACCAGGCTGGATTCGAACTTCGAAACTGGCAGTCCAATTCCGAGGACGTTCTTCGACGGGTCGGGGCCGACATCAACGAAACTGCGAAATCCTTCACGGTGGAAAAATCTACGGTTGCCGAACGAGTCCTGGGAATGAGATGGGACCCCAAGGACGATTTATTCGTGTTCGATACACAATTTCGTGAAGATCTTCTACCGTTGCTGACAGGAGTCATCGTTCCTACTAAACGACAAGTTCTTCGCGTGGTTATGAGCCATTTTGATCCTCTGGGCATCGTAGCTACCTACACTGTGCACGGAAAAATCCTTATCCAGGACGTGTGGAGATCTCGCGTATCGTGGGATGATCCAATAACGGCGGAAGACTTCGAAAGCTGGCAGCGCTGGGTGAAACTAGTTCCAAACCTGACGCAGGTTGAAATTCCGCGATGCTACTTCCCGAACTATGACCCGGCCAGTTACGATTCTATTGAAATCCACGTTTTCGTCGACGCTAGCCTGAAAGCGTACTGCGCCGCAGCGTATTTTAGGATCATCGACAATGGCTCGCCACGTTGTGCCCTAGTAGCAGCAAAGACGAAAGTGACACCATTACAACCGCAATCAATTCCAAGAAATGAACTGAGTGCCGGAGTAATCGGAGTGCGACTGCTTAAAAGTGTTCTGGAGAATCACTCAATACCTGTCAAGAAACGGTACATGTGGACGGATGCAACGACCGTTCTGGCTTGGTTGAGAGTAGACCCACGAAATTATCGGCAATTTGTAGCTTTTAGAGTTGCCGAAATTCAGACAGAGACACGCGTGGAGGAGTGGCACTACGTACCATCGAGTTTGAACGTTGCGGACAAGGGTACAAAGTGGGGAAGTGGACCCTGCTTCGATCCAGCCAGTCCGTGGTTCACGGGACCTGAATTCTTGTATCGCGCAGAAAGTGAGTGGCCACGTCAACCAGCGAAGTTTGCGGAGCCACAGGAAGAAGTCAGAGTGGTCAATCACCACGCAGCAGTTTGCGATTTCGTCGTAGACTTCACGAAGTTTTCCAGTTGGGGAGATCTGCTCAAGAACATCGGCTACTTGTATCATTTCGTTCATCGTTGTCGATCATCACCAAGAGTGATGACCAAGAGCAGAGTTGCAGTCTTGGAGCAGAAAGATTATGCGGCGGCTGAAAGAAGTGTTTGGCGAGTTATCCAAAGTGTGGAGTATACCGGTGAAATCGCAACTCTTCTCAAGAATTCCGAGCTTCCCAGCGACAAACAGATGCCGTTGGAGAGAAACAGTCTGCTCAAAAAGCTGTCCCCATTTTTGGACGACGAAGGTGTGCTGAGGATGCGTAGCCGTATTAATGATGCTGCCATCTACTATTCCTACGACTTTCAAAACCCAGTGATCGTTCCAAGGAGAAATCACGTCACCGAACTGCTGATCTACAAGTATCATCAACGCTATGGACACGCTAACGCCGATACCGTCGTCAACGAGTTGCGGCAACGCTATTACATAGCCAGAGTTCGTTCCGTAGTGAAAAACGTAGTAAAGCAGTGTATGTGGTGCAAGGTTTATCGAGCGAAGCCGGCCGAACCAAGAATGGCGGATCTACCACATCCCAGATTGAAGCCTTACGTTCGTCCGTTCACATTTACAGGCCTGGACTACTTTGGGCCGTTGATAGTGAAGCATCGTCGGAGTAACGAGAAGCGGTGGGTAGCACTATTTACGTGTTTGACCGTGCGGGCTGTACACGTGGAAGTAGTGCATTCGCTATCAGCAGAAGCCTGTAAAATGGCGATTCGCCGTTTTATTTCCCGAAGAGGTGCTCCGCAGAAAATTTTCAGCGACAATGGCACTAACTTTCGAGGAGCCGCCCGCGAACTTGTCAATGAAACAAGAGCCATCAATCGGGAGCTTGCGGCTATATTCACCAACGAAGAAATCGAATGGGTTTTCAACCCTCCATCCGCTCCCCACATGGGTGGTGTGTGGGAGCGAAAGGTTCGCTCAATGAAAGAAGCGTTCAAATCATTGCACCACAGACAACATCTGAACGATGAGGAGCTTATGACCTTCTTAGCCGAGGCTGAAATGATGGTGAACTCCCATCCTCTAACATTTGTACCGTTGGAGGATTCGACAGAAGAAGCAGTTACCCCGAACAATTTCCTGTTGATGAGTTCGAGTGGGGCCAACACGTCATCGAGGATACCTGTTGATGAAGAGGTGCCTCTACGGCTAAATTGGAAGTTGATGCAACAGCTGTTAAATCAATTTTGGAAACGTTGGATCCAAGGATATCTTCCGACAATTGCTCGTCGGACCAAGTGGTTCAGCGATGTCCGCCCACTTCAAGTAGACGACCCGGTAGTCATCGTAGATGAAACTGTCCGAAATGGGTGGTTACGAGGCCGAGTTGTGAAGATCTACCCGGCAAAGGATGGTCAAGTGAGGAAAGTCGATGTCCAGACGTCTTCAGGAGTGTTCCATAGACCAGCGATCAAAGTGGCATTGCTGGATATTCTACAGGGTAGTAAGGCCATTCAAGGGTAAGGCATTACGGGTCGGGGTGTTACGGATTGCGTCCGATAGGCCCTTTGGAACGGATCTACACTGAAGCGGCGCGTACGATAGACGACGCGCTGCGGTAAAATGTCATCGTTGACACGTCGTTGGCAGATGACTCAAGGATGACATCAGCGAAATAGAAGATAATGATAAACAACCTTGTGCAAGCGAAGAGCTAATGGTTAAGCTAAATTAATTAAAATCTAAATATTTCGTTCTACCTCTTTTGAAAACGTAGTAATGCATTTGTTATTCTAAGCTTATGAGACTAAAAGGTTTGTAGTGTTCAAAGTTCGTGTAATTAATTGAATTTCATGCAAATAACACTACAACAAAACATGCCCACATGTATGTTAATCAGTTCTTAAAATTACAGCCTAAAATCAGTATTATAACTACAAACTATCTAAATTCCTTAATTGTAACCTAATTAGTACGGATATGTAAGTACGGAATGCTATACTCTTATGCAATATCTAATTGAAATCTTAATCTAATAGCTTACGTAACCTTCATAAACGGCAGCAGGAATTCTTATTGGATTTTCATATAGTGAGGAAACTAATTTGTAAGTAGCttaaatttatcaatgaattcgCTTTGTTTAATAAACTATCTTTCCAGTCGAGTTTTGCGGAAAATCCCGAACTGCGAAACAGTTTTTATTACAATTGGCTTTtcccttccttctgagcacatggcccatttttcatgtaatctctgaccagtaacagatagagcaaaCTCCCTTCTGTCTGATAACGAGacaagtttgcataaataaattgaaatacgcctagacggggtggaagaagttgagacatgcaatggttgttccgcccttttctacatgttggtctagatttattatgagatttgtattgtagatttcctgcttggattgcttaAAAATTGCTGTAAGAGGTGTATTCATAAGAAACCCCTAAGgaattcgagatgggattcccccaaaaattcttgctgcgattccttcaagaacttttgcgtggtttcttgtaagaatttttgctggtatttttccaagaattccgccggaaatttttgaaggcattcttccgggaattttataacgattcattAAAGTGTGTCTCTAtaagattttctcaggcattcctcctgtgatttccccagaagcttttcttgagacttgttctggaactcctgctaggattcctccaaaagttttgctgatattctGACAGAcagcatttttttctcaaaaaatttctacgtgaactcctacagcgatgtatccaggggtttctccaaagatttttttttcaataattcctcctacaattgctacgtggatttatccagggattttcctagcgattttttcaagacatcctgctggcatttctccatacatatctgtttggatagtccTGGAACTTCTCCTGAAGCACAAATTTTCCAAGTGGAAGAGAACGTGTCCcttttttcagggatacctcttggtatttctttacgaaaatccctttggaaaattttattggaaactcttctggaattcatgctagaatttaacaattcatttctACTATGGATACTCCTTAAACTgttccagatatttccccagtacttttttttcaggaattcctccatggatttctcaaggagatttcatcaaagattgcaataaggattctttcaatgatttttcagaaaatgctaaagaaatgcctctagagactTCTACGGaaattgcagtaaggattctttcagaaattacttaagggatttatccggagatcctgtaaaggtttttgcagaaactacttacgggatcccttcgggaatg contains the following coding sequences:
- the LOC134288836 gene encoding uncharacterized protein LOC134288836, encoding MLRQHPPTNQSGPKEPALSDAEPLVGRQVPAQAYAEGEVHAGAIGPQQQKVPQQVQQPNQPFRPNTGYYVPPAMNLNTPAHAAVSFPVQWPPNANVGFVGNRYPTVSQHPVPPASACYPTSFYQPPYNAGQPTGPIPTWGPLNAAHQRSNTVQEATIRTNTTQVQREPGHNTQQSFAGQAPSFYPAPTAEGVLSAQHLAARQVVSRDLPRFSGDPLEWPMFISAYESTTAMCGIQPDENLARLQKCLVGGAREKVLSILTLPAALPEIIETLREECGRPEQLVHCLLVKIRHAPAPNVNKLDTLINFGREIRNLVTYIEAANLQDHLSNPMLLSELVGKLPPSLRLDWGLHTQKVPQVTLKAFSDYVTSIKAAACKVSLPNESCQEESRRGKKEKGGFVNAHSIDEKRVTECSTRNTNNTSSSKKEFLPRSETFKPKPCPVCNRNDHKLRECEKFIGFNVDQRKRLVGEMKLCQRCLGSHGKWPCRMKQSCEVDGCAEPHHKLLHPSKPKTSSSVQPAGSSGVIFAHCSRQAGVLFKVLPVILSSNGKSVLTFAFLDDGSNLTLMEEEIADELGLQGNVSSLCIQWTGSVTRKEPTSRQVELRISGVHGGPEYTMSEVQTVPHLDLPQQSLDYEKLSKEFPHLRGLPVRSFSNAVPKVLIGLDNAALKLTLDKRERRSKEPIAAKTRLGWTIFGGAQGGQQRADRVMLHVCNCNEDETLHNLVNDYFSVETIGVNPTMPLESPEDQRARQILAQTTRRTDSGRFECGLLWKSDDFELPDSYKMAERRMVCLEKKLGKDPALKMKVLEQIDEYLDRGYAHKATEDELRDSDQRRVWYLPIGIVQNPRKPGKVRIVWDAAARIGNTSLNSMLLTGPDLLTPLLKVMYGFRQRQYAAVGDVRQMFHQLLVRQEDRQAQRFLFRTDPEQAPTIYVMDVVVFGTSCSPCLAQHVKNTNAEEYKELYPDAASAIINKTYVDDFLDSRDSIEEMVRIVNEVRWIFDQAGFELRNWQSNSEDVLRRVGADINETAKSFTVEKSTVAERVLGMRWDPKDDLFVFDTQFREDLLPLLTGVIVPTKRQVLRVVMSHFDPLGIVATYTVHGKILIQDVWRSRVSWDDPITAEDFESWQRWVKLVPNLTQVEIPRCYFPNYDPASYDSIEIHVFVDASLKAYCAAAYFRIIDNGSPRCALVAAKTKVTPLQPQSIPRNELSAGVIGVRLLKSVLENHSIPVKKRYMWTDATTVLAWLRVDPRNYRQFVAFRVAEIQTETRVEEWHYVPSSLNVADKGTKWGSGPCFDPASPWFTGPEFLYRAESEWPRQPAKFAEPQEEVRVVNHHAAVCDFVVDFTKFSSWGDLLKNIGYLYHFVHRCRSSPRVMTKSRVAVLEQKDYAAAERSVWRVIQSVEYTGEIATLLKNSELPSDKQMPLERNSLLKKLSPFLDDEGVLRMRSRINDAAIYYSYDFQNPVIVPRRNHVTELLIYKYHQRYGHANADTVVNELRQRYYIARVRSVVKNVVKQCMWCKVYRAKPAEPRMADLPHPRLKPYVRPFTFTGLDYFGPLIVKHRRSNEKRWVALFTCLTVRAVHVEVVHSLSAEACKMAIRRFISRRGAPQKIFSDNGTNFRGAARELVNETRAINRELAAIFTNEEIEWVFNPPSAPHMGGVWERKVRSMKEAFKSLHHRQHLNDEELMTFLAEAEMMVNSHPLTFVPLEDSTEEAVTPNNFLLMSSSGANTSSRIPVDEEVPLRLNWKLMQQLLNQFWKRWIQGYLPTIARRTKWFSDVRPLQVDDPVVIVDETVRNGWLRGRVVKIYPAKDGQVRKVDVQTSSGVFHRPAIKVALLDILQGSKAIQG